In Ovis canadensis isolate MfBH-ARS-UI-01 breed Bighorn chromosome 11, ARS-UI_OviCan_v2, whole genome shotgun sequence, one genomic interval encodes:
- the STRADA gene encoding STE20-related kinase adapter protein alpha isoform X8, with amino-acid sequence MSFLVSKPERIRTNEASSESIASFSKPEIMSSFLPEGGCYELLTVIGKGFEDLMTVNLARYKPTGEYVTVRRINLEACSNEMVTFLQGELHVSKLFSHPNILPYGATFIADNELWVVTSFMAYGSAKDLICTHFMDGMSELAIAYILQGALKALDYIHHMGYVHRSVKASHVLISADGKVYLSGLRSNLSMISHGQRQRVVHDFPKYSIKVLPWLSPEVLQQNLQGYDAKSDIYSVGITACELANGHVPFKDMPATQMLLEKLNGTVPCLLDTSTIPAEELTMSTSRSAANSGLSESLAPSTPRTSNGDSPSHPYHRTFSPHFHHFVEQCLQRNPDMRPSASTLLNHSFFKQRLLPLAPVCP; translated from the exons ATGTCTTTTCTTGTAAGTAAACCAGAGCGAATTAGG acCAATGAGGCGAGCTCAGAGTCGATAGCATCCTTCTCTAAGCCGGAGATCATGAGTAGCTTCCTGCCAGAGGGAGGGTGTTATGAGCTGCTCACCGTTATAG GCAAAGGATTCGAGGACCTGATGACAGTGAATCTAGCAAGGTACAAACCAACAGGGGAGTATGTGACGGTACGAAGGATTAACCTCGAGGCTTGCTCCAACGAGATGGTGACGTTCTTACAG GGGGAACTCCATGTCTCTAAACTCTTCAGCCACCCCAACATCCTGCCCTACGGAGCCACCTTCATTGCGGACAACGAGCTGTGGGTCGTCACGTCGTTCATGGCATACG GCTCGGCCAAGGACCTCATCTGCACGCACTTCATGGACGGCATGAGCGAGCTGGCCATCGCTTACATCCTGCAGGGGGCGCTCAAGGCCTTGGATTACATCCACCACATGGGCTACGTGCACAG GAGCGTCAAAGCCAGCCACGTTCTGATCTCCGCTGATGGGAAGGTCTACCTGTCGGGTTTACGCAGCAACCTCAGCATGATCAGCCACGGGCAGCGGCAGCGTGTGGTCCACGACTTCCCCAAGTACAGTATCAAGGTTCTGCCCTGGCTCAGCCCAGAGGTCCTCCAGCAG AATCTCCAGGGTTACGATGCCAAGTCTGACATCTACAGTGTGGGAATCACGGCCTGTGAGCTGGCCAATGGCCACGTCCCCTTTAAAGACATGCCTGCCACCCAG ATGCTGCTGGAGAAGCTGAACGGCACGGTGCCTTGCCTGCTGGACACCAGCACCATCCCCGCCGAGGAGCTGACCATGAGCACCTCGCGCTCCGCGGCCAACTCGGGCCTGAGCGAGAGCCTGGCCCCCAGCACCCCCAGGACCTCCAATGGCGACTCGCCCTCCCACCCCTACCACCGCACCTTCTCGCCCCACTTCCACCACTTTGTGGAGCAGTGCCTTCAGCGCAACCCGGACATGAG aCCAAGCGCCAGCACCCTCCTGAACCATTCTTTCTTCAAGCAG AGACTCCTGCCTCTAGCCCCTGTCTGTCCCTGA